The Nicotiana sylvestris chromosome 6, ASM39365v2, whole genome shotgun sequence genomic sequence AGGACAGTAGCATTCATGTTAACCAAGATTTATCACTTATTAGATCTCGTAAAGTCTAAGAGGAATACTAGCAACATCacattattactgccttaaagaATCCAAAGGAGGAAAAAAGGTAGGAGGCCATAGTTCCCACAAACATGAACTGGATAGTGTAGGCCTAAACAGCTCAGTCGCCAAAAAAACAAAGATTCAGCACGAGCTGCAGAATTATCTAACCGCCAACATATTAATAAGAGTGACACCACTTGCCTTTCGACTTTAAACATATTAAACCTTAGTGCGAGATCAGGCTGTAAACAATTGTTTTCATCAGGTTAACAGTTTTTAATTGACAGGAGAAAACTAACAGCCAGATCTCGCACTAAGATTCGGAAGTTCATCACATGCAGCCGGGCAAGGGCGCATAAATGAATTTACTTTTTCTTTCAGCTGTACAAAACTAATTATGTAGAATCTCAACAGCGGATACACCATACAAGCAAGATTTTGCACAACACCATCACATTCAAATGATACAATCAACTAGGGATATGTTTGAAATATCCTCGTAAAACATCGGATATGGCAAAAGGTACAAAACCATCTTTAGATTATTTTCTGAAGGAGTCACATCATACATCTAATGCGTTGACAATTTGAAACCTTAAGATACGCAGAGAAAGAAGACAATCTAACAGTTCGAATAAGCTGCCCACTAGAAGTGAAACTTTAATAGAAAAACATGGCGCCACTCCCAGCTCTCCAGCTTAAGCCTCAGCAAATCTGGCATCAAATCAAATTGATAGTTAAGACACGGCAAGGAAAACAATATGCTAGGAGATAATGTAAATCAGGTTTCGATTAGTCTATATGCTTACCCCAATTCAGAGAGTTTCATGTGAGCCTCGGCATAGTCTGCAAAGAAAGCATCTTCATCCTGAAATTACAAGATAATTACTTGAGGAGTCATGCAACACTAGCCAAATAAATAAGTTGTGTGGCCTCAAAAACATAAGTTCAAATTATAGATCAATACGAACCGCTGCATATTTCTCAACCAATGGGCGGAAGACAGGATCGCTGAGGAGAGCCTTGTCTGATGGCAACTGTAAAAGACCCTCCTTTTCCCCGCTCAAAAGTTCCCTGTAATAAAGAACATGACCTTTAAAGCGGATGAACTAATAACATCATCAGTTAAACAGTCTTCCACACATTGCGAACATCTGAGAAATGTATTTtggataaaaaaaaaagaagctgtACTTGAAGTAGGAGTTGTCGAAGATAAGTGGATTAGCAGTCCATGGTCCCTCAAAACCTGAACGTTCCTTGTGGCACCTCCCCTGGAGCAAGTTGTGATAAGAATATTAGTACGATAGAAGCTTGTATACCTAAGCTACAATCCAAAACACAAAAAAGCTACAAACCAAGGTATGGCCACCAGAGAGTGCGACAATGTCCTTGTCAGAAAGACCCATTTGCTTAACAAACACATCCCTCAGATGGTCAGAACCTGCAATAAGTTGACTAACAATTAGTATATAATGGAAGATGGCTGACAAGAATGTTCTGTGCCCAATAGGTGGCAATCATTTTTGTCCTCTGAAGGGTACTCTCATAAGACAATCTGTAAGGAACAACTCACCCTTGGTGGCATCAGGCAGGCGACCTTCAAGAGGTGGCTCTGTCTTGTCCTGATAAAGAAAAGGTAAGCAAAGATATCTAGTGAGGTAACCAAATAACCAATTGTATCATTCCCACAAGAAAGTTTAGGAAGAAGTGACACCACCTTTTGTATAAGCACAAATTACTAAAAGAGCAAACAGTATCCACTCAGAGATGCATTTCCATAATCCTATCCAAACAAGGACTGGAATAGAATTGAAAGTAGACAAACATTTCCATCTATTTGATATGTTTGAATTACAATTTCAAAACCATGCAAGACAAAAAAAGGAATCATCCAGTAGAAATAAATTTAAAGAACTAATTTTCCATTGTTAAAGCAGAAGTATGAGCAGAAATCTTCAAACTCAGCATAAGGTAGCAATTCTTTGATTGAC encodes the following:
- the LOC104232845 gene encoding L-ascorbate peroxidase 1, cytosolic produces the protein MTKCYPTVSEEYVKAVDKAKRNLRGLIAEKNCAPLMLRLAWHSAGTYDVCSKTGGPFGTMRFKAELSHGANNGVDIAIRLLEPIKEQFPTLSYADFYQLAGVVAVEVTGGPDVPFHPGREDKTEPPLEGRLPDATKGSDHLRDVFVKQMGLSDKDIVALSGGHTLGRCHKERSGFEGPWTANPLIFDNSYFKELLSGEKEGLLQLPSDKALLSDPVFRPLVEKYAADEDAFFADYAEAHMKLSELGFAEA